tttaactgactggtagtttgtcTCACATGGGatctctcttcctggtcatgtaagagcaaaggaGGAGACCCAATCTCTGATCTGCTgaacatgtacagtatagtatttaactgccagacttctgggtcTTTCAAATTAATGGAATGTAGCATCACTGATTCGAAGAAAGGCTAGGATAAACCCATATTGTCAGGGACAATAAAGTTGAAGATAACCAACGGGTTTGTTCATTGTCAGTCCAGCTCTCCCCTTGCCAGAATGAGGGTaggacttgcatctattaatccagatgaactagattatagataggatattCAGTCATCTAGAACACCTGCACGCACGCCCGTCCAGCACGTAATAGCTTGCAAACCGTACATCTGCTCCCTGGGAGAGGAAGGgtataaaagagaaagttaggagaccagtcccacacacacacaccccctctCTTTTGCAACGgtacaccttaggtgagatgccaCCTGTCCCCAAGGAGCTGGGTGAGCTACTtgactgttgagcagccaccacagacccCAAGGAAAGAGTCCAAGGATCTATGGACAACgtcctgaaagtaaaaaaaaggggtGAATGTGGTCTGTCATGACCACATTCCCATCCTTAGTACCCATTTGACAGGTTCTTCCCAATGCAGAGGGCAGACCAATGCCCGACCTTGTGAAATCTTGCCCGGAATGTACTGTTGTTAACCACGTCAGCTGTAAAGTACGCCCATTTGATCATCATacgaagtcaaaagaaatggtgcTCTTGGACACCATTTCTTGGTTGAGCCAGAACTAACAAGTCCCAAGATGCCAACCACATCTGTGTTCCTAggaggtcacccatccaagtattgGCCAGACCCAACTTTGCTAAACTTAGTTGATCGGATGAGAAGAGGTACTTTCAACGTGGTATGACCATTGGCTGTTATGCCCAAGTCCGGAAAGTCAGAGCTGAACAGACACAGCTTCAGTGTGTCAAGATAGAAGGCCTAACTCGACCGTCTTCCAAGATCAAATTATCCTTCGGAATGTTGAGGTGTCACGACACAACTGTCCCTACACCGTCCCTAGTGACCGatcttgtctgtcatacatccatcttgcctggaatgtgtctggttgaccgctATGCTGAATGTACTACTGTCCACCTATGCACCTGCACCGTCAATTTAAGGACACTAGCCCCCTTTCATGTTGGCTGTGGAACtaccatggtactgttgcttgtCAATACCATAGAGCATCTATCCTCGGATCCTGAGACTTGAAAAGCTAAGTAGTTCCAGATTATAGgtaccaaacctaacctaactcaaccTAACCTGTTGAACTGCAGGTGACTGCCATTCTGGTTGATGCCTTGATGCACAAAGTATCCTTGGGGGGGAAATCGTGTAGCGACAATCCAAAGGAGATACCTGTCATTTAACCATAGACTAAGTCCTGTCTCTCTTCTCCAAGAGAATGGGAAGGAACGGGGAGTCCCTTTCCAAAGGCCTGGACCCCTTCAAACTGCATTGAAAGGAATGAAGGCAAAGCTGCCCATGAAGAACTGGAATCCCCAGTGACAATGGTTACCAAGAACGTCTTGCAACTGCCTAGCTGGTTGTCTCTGTCAAGACGAGGGCAACCTCGCTGCTGTATCTGTTAGACTCACAGATACTTCCCAAATCCACACAACTCTCAGGTTGTGACCATATCTGAGAGGTCGGACCTGTCCTAAAGACGTTGCGCATGAGAGCTCGCTAGGACCAATCGATCATCGATATACATCAGGAGACATACCTTGAATGAACGTGCACTAGTTGAAGTCAAGACGAAAGTCAAGTGAATATTGGGTAGAGGTTGGAAGCTCACAACAGAGATAGGAATGCGGGTGAGTATTCAGAATACTCGTCCCTAAAATCCAATGTAGGACTCAAGTTGAATGCCCTGATGGTTGCAAGTATAAAATGCATGAAGGGAGGAAAGCCATCTTAGCATCTATTTGTTCTTCTTACCCAAGTTCCTCTTCCAGGAAGGGAAGAGGTTTGAAAGGGAAACCTTTAATTACTTCTGTGGTCCCAAAAGGACCTAAGAACTCCACTGACATTTCTCAAATCTATCACAAAACTTGGATGTACGATGGCCAGTGGCTAAAACCGATCCCACAATGTATCATTCTAAaggtagaataaaaataaattctgatggTACAGGGGAATGCCCTGTATGATCAGTATTTATTGGATCCTACTCTGATGCGCAGATAagtatgaccactcggttatgccactCTACTGACTTGAAAAGAAGAGGATCAGTCCTGGCCCTGATGTTTCTACCTGGCACACTCTTGGTTCCCTGTGTACACCTCCTAAATCAATCGGTACTGACAGGTCTCAAACACTTGACACAAAAACTACCAACAACTCCAGTTGATGAAACAACTGAGTCATCGAGAGAGGCTAAGGGAACCAGAGAGGAGAGGGCCTAGTAAACTTTTGAGCCAATCCGAAGACTGAAGGCTCGACGGTAGATGAAGGCCGCAGATGATCCGTGGAAAGAGGAGACAACACGCATACAGGTCCTGGAGAATGGTGGTATTCACCTGGTTGAGAAAAGAGTTGCTATAAGAGAAGCAGTCCCAGCTGAGCGAACACAGCTGGGGGACATTTCTCATACAAAGGGCACGGTCCTGATCACGCAAGGTAGGTCAGAGTTGCCCTTCAGACGCGACATCGTCTCCTCTAGGGCCACTGGACGGTGTTCTACGCAACCGTGGCCTCAATCTTCATCCAAAGAAAAGCACCTGTGGAAGAAAACACTGCAATTGCACACTCTCAATGAAAGCAGTCCGATTGAGGAAGTCAATATCAACACAACACCCGAAGACACATGTTCAAGTTGTCTGTCAGAGGCATGGCCTTCCATAAGGTGTACAGAAACCTGAACTGCAGTTGGGAATGTATGGGGATCTGAAGAAACCAGTGCAGTCGAAACTGGAACTATTCCGGCTCCGGAAGAGATAGAGTGCCACAGCTGAAGGTTTCTATACATGTAGGAACAACTGGAACTATTGAGTAGCAACAACTAAACAAATATTCCTATCCTATCTGTAGAATGTTGAAGTCCCCGTGGATGGATGCTGTCATGAAGGTCAGGTAGAACGAAGCCGCTCATCAGATGTAGTCGTTACCTGAAAAAGACATTGGCCGCTCCAAGATATTGCTGCATATTCATGAACGTGAGTGGGACAGAGGAGGCACAGACATGGCCCCGAATCACATGAGCATGGGAGGGAGCTGTGTTCCACACATCCACGGAAGTGTCAGAGATGGGCCCTGCCCAACCATGGAAGAAACGCTCTCGGAAGAGCAATCCAGTACGGGAACTGAGCAATTCCATTCGCCAGGGAACTCTCCATGAGAACACAGAGTGGAGGTGCCGCCCGGGAGTGCCATGGCAATGTTGACGATCTTGTTAACAACAAAGTGAATGGGGGGGGGCTGTTACAGTCCTATGGATGTCAGCCAATTGTCCACACAATTGTGGTGGTGGAAAACGTTCTGTGAAGAGTGATCCATCACTACGTGAACTTGCTTGGGTAGAGAAACCTCCACATATTTGACACTCATTCAGGCTAATTATAAGGGGCTCCAAGTCTATGGCCATAGACAGGGAACAGCCTAAGGAGGTAGATGAAATCAGCAAACACAACCAGGATAGTTGTTTCTAGGTTGTGTATGTTTCTCAGTTGTGTAACATTTGTGGAGAGGACACAGCCATGCAACATCAGTGCAGCTGCACTTTGTCCTTGGCGAGCAAAACTTCGGCTAAAGATATTCGGTCACTGTAGCAATGTCAAAATGTCACTGACGTGCAACATAGTGCTAACAGCAAAGATTACTTCTACCTATTCCggttcttctctttcctcctcggTCGTACAAATATGAAGCAAAGATTACTTCTACCTATTCCggttcttctctttcctcctcggTCATACAAATATGAAGCAAAGAGATAGGAGTGCAAAATTGCACAGCCACATATCTGCCTTCCATGGAGGGCGTATCTTCGGCTATTCTGTCCGGAAAACTGCGGTGACATCGCAGAAAACGGCAACCAGGAACTGTTCCTGAATGGAAACTTGCAGGAAGAGAAGCACAAGTATGCCAGGGACTCTGTAGAACTGAAGAAAAGCTCATCCGTGCCCTGAGGGACAACAGAAGGAGGGGGGGAAGAAAACCCAGGCGGGAGTTGCACTGACAGCAGACATATGGTCGGGCAGGAACGCCCGAGGTAGACGTGGGCATGATGTACAGCAAAAGACAAAGGCGAGGGCTTGACTTCTACTGCACAACCAACGAAGAATGCAGGAGGGGATAAAATAGCTCTCATGGCTGGCaaagacacatgcacacacaagaaTCAAAGTTGACTGCCTGAACACAGCTCATGGGCTGTCTCTCCGAAAGTGTGTCATCTTCCTTACAGATACTGTAACTTCCAGGGAAGAAAGAAGCCGAAAAGAATGCAATACAGCATACGATGACGAAGAAAGTGAAGGTGGTGatgaaaatcattatgaaaaGCTGTCCCAAGACTCCAGAACAGGAacgagaggagggggagggagcgaAGAAAGCCTGACTCTCCCCAACCCCCTGAGACAAGAGCAAAATCCATAGAAAGAAACAGCTACTAGTCTTGGAGGTAATTTTCTGAAACCGGTCAACTCTGTCTAAGGGTCCTGCAACATCAACCTCCACTTCCTCATCATGTGAAGAGAGAGGGATTCCATGTTTGAAGATGGCAGAACTCTCCATTTTGCGTTACGACGCCACTGCACTGTAGCAAGAGAACTCTTCCATCTCAAGCCTCTCGATCTCAACAACATCTGAAAGAGTAAAACATTACATTCCGATTAATAGTGTAGTCAAAATAAAAACCCTGTTTGTTTCAGAGAGAAAACACTTCAGAACAAACAGAGAAAAGATGTAGAACAAGGATGTTCAATAAAATGAGGTTGGGAAGGCGTCTAAAAATAGAGCAGCTGGAGGCGATaggctccctctctctccttggaaaTGTAAGAGACAAAAGATATAGCAGCATAAATGAACAAACACCAAGGCTAAGACAAGAGTTGGGTTTGCATTATATCAAAAGGCAAAACAAGTTAGAGAGATTATCAAAGAGAAATGCTCATAAGGCTAAACTGAGATGATGATAACTGCGCAGCGTAACTGTGTAAGAACAACTTTGCAGCAAGGagcttatttaaataaaacagaaattaaaaagagCAGACATGTTGTAAGGTTGCAGTATTtccaaaataagcaaaatatctcaaaataacaattataaaaaaaaaaaaatgaatatgtaattaaGTCGAGTGGCAGGCAGCAGAAGACGCACGTCTGTCTCAGACTGTGGCCAAAAGAAAAGTTATGCATACCGACTGGATGGCAGGCCTTCCTCCCATGCCGctggtagccaactaccaatattcACCTTGTTTTAAGTTTAACGGTCAgttccagcttgcgctgaaagtaaatcccataagtaaagaccgaaggtttttATACGTGCAGGAACAAATGcgaattaatataaaattctgtgcAAAAAGATATCAAGTAACATACCACAGTAAGAGCTTGTATTCCTTTAACAagctttattaaataaattattaatttgcaTAACTAAAAATTATTGGTAATATACAGTATCACTGCAAGATACGgtagaaagtgaaaatatactgtatcaaTAGTCGTGAAAAAGGTTGTGCCTCCAAATGCATGTACACTTGGTTGGTTAAGTTTGGAATGATCTATGGAGGTAATaagttacataaaatatttcCCTTTATATCCTCCAATAATACATTAATTAGTTTCACAACTAACTAACTATTTAAAACTGAACCCCACAACTGAACTTAACTATAAACACTTTACCGGGTATTTAGaaaccaaattttaaaaacaaattacaatgGTTTCACAcactaattaaatataatttagtcCCATGTCAGGGGATTGTCATGATCATTAAGCAGAACTAATTTATACAGTGGGTTTGTATACAAAAAGGGTTTATAAGAATTACGTCAACTGCATTTATCATTTCACTCCAATTACGGATATGCTTTGGCTACTATGTTTTTTAAAGGATGACTTTCAAAAATTTAATGTTACCCTTTGCTTATGTTGTAGAATGGTTTTGCACTAGTGTGCGTTTCATTAACTTAGGACAAGTTGCATTGGCTTTTATGTCTTGTTTAAAtgtttcaaattattttgtaaaagtatTTAGCTGATAACAACACACTTGTGTACTTCTACATCATAATTTCTACTCCTCTTCTGCCAATGAGAATAATGTGCTCAGTGAGAGACTTGGGGAGTTACAAAAGCCCTGTAAAAATCTATTCCTTGCAAAGTTGTATGAAAAATTTCCTTGATTACTGTATACGATTATCTGTCTCTACAAATTAATGCAGTGTTTGTATTggcattttcatttaatatcaagTATAAATGGCTGTATTCAGATTACCCATAAAAGTTTAGCTAggtaggaacattagcctaactatttttttaaaacaatgaaaaatttgaatTCTGTACTTCTAAACCAGTAATGTTAAATAGTTTTCATATCATCGGTGAATATAGGCTAAAAATACTTGAATATCCTGGGGGTGAAAAAATTCATGACATTCCAGCACATATGCTTATCCAGACTGGGTTTTAACCAATATGTCCATATTAGCGAGCTTACACTGTACTACTGTATGCTGTTACCTTGGCACAAGCTTTCTGTATTAGTCAGCATGTATGTCAGAACTgcttatataggctatacatatttGATCTCCCATCAGATGGAACTTTTGGAAAACCTATGACAACATAACACtcaattttcctaattttacataaaataaatgaggaaaacctTTCCTTCCATAGAAcctaaacaaaagtaaaaaaaaattaacagctcTCAATAACCTCATTAAAACAAACTGTGACCGTGGGAGatgaatgattttatatacaatagactgaaaaattatgaaatgagtctTGTTATGCATTATAACtagaatgagatgaaaatattttacaatgaatgAAATACTTCTATCACATATCTGTAACAACTATTAGGAAACTTTGTATTCTTCAGAGTATATTCTTCTGTATTTATCTTCACTAACTggtgcaattttattttcatcacacCATGGAACATAATAATCACGATACATTTTTTTCAATGTCATATTACGGTTGATAAATGCTTCAATATGCTGTCGTGCTCCTCGAAGACTTTGTTCAGTATATTTATTGGGGCGATTAGCATGCTTACCTCGTTGGTCAGGTTTTGGAAGCAAGTTAccttctttcatttgtttcattagaTTTCCAATTCTCCCTCTACTATTCTGTAGTCCATGAACTCCCATAAACATTTCTTTGCAAACTTCAACATGTTTTCCTCGCACTTTACACCAGTAAGTAAATGTATACGTCCTTCTGTTAGATCCTTTAACATAGTGACGACTCACAggttttatggaaatatttccatacaaataaacattttgcTCGTCGAAATTGCCCATATcccaaaaggaagaaaatatttcatctgcCCCATGTTCAATTTTTGACCaacatttctttttacaattACAAGGTGGACCCATAGCTCGGCCACGCACTTCCTTACCCGTAGCGCGGGATACATAAGGTCTTCCTTGATCTCGAAAGAACTTCTGGTGAGTTTTCTTGTGAAGATCTGTAGGAATAGGCTCTTTCTCACGCTGAATCCGTGGTACCTGTTGTAATACATTTATAGTTAGTCCTCGACATACAAACAAGTTTTGTTCCCAGAGCTTGTTTGCAAATTCAGTTTATTCTTGAGTCCAAAACAGTTAACCTACACATTCCACATTGTAGTTAGCTTACAGCATATAGCACACAATGTTAATAAAGTTCCCTATTAAGGTAATTTGGTCTTTATGCatgaaattaagtttaaaataaataaaatcaatcattcacaaaaacacaaaagggGCTACCATCTTTGGCTCTGgcacaaagaaaggaaagactgcATTTAGAAGAAAGGGCATCACCTTTCAAACAGATGGACAGAAAAGAAATCTTCTTAACAACCATGACCAGTAGAGAGACATGACCACTGGACAGTGGGCCCAGTTATGAAGCTGGGTATTATATTGATTATAAGAAAAGCATGCATTGCAGCTTGTCAACACATCACATGTGCAGATAGGTAATAATAGAATGTGTGAGAAcaatgaagaaatacaaaaaacattgCTTCAACAAACACATTTGCATGCTGAATGCTTACAatgtacatataaaacacaaCTAGAAAGTCCACGTCTTTGCAGAATTTCTCTGAGCAAGTCTTCAAATAATaccaaacagataaacaaaagatgACCAAAGCCAATGCTAAACTGCTTTCACTGGGAGTCAGCATTGTGCTCTACATctcttataaattatatgtggTTCAGTATGGTATTTACAGCACCTAGTCAATACAGTGCTTGCAGCTCAGTGTAATATCTGATTCTCCGGTGATCACCAAGGAACTGCTCGTTGATGGAACAAACCCGGACTTTTGGAATACAGTAGTGTAATCCTGCTGTGTGAAGGGTTCCACTTAGCAAGTAAATGCATTATCAACACCGCAATGCATCTGCAATGTCTTCTATTCTACTTTGTTCCTTGAACTTCTGGCAGTCTCCTTTACACAGGCACCAAGATGATCTACTATAATGGGCACATTTACCTTTATGCCAGTCATCTAATGTTCTCCAGAGGAAATCAAACAGGCAGTCAGAATGTCCAACCGAAAGTTTTCTATGACCTGTCTGTGTAGGGAGAGATTAGGTTCACCTGTATCAAGAACCCTTGTATTCATTTTCAAACAGTGTTGCCATGAGATTTCCCTTCCCATTCGCTAAACATTACCACAAAATCTCCAAGTAGATCATAATTCTGAGGAAGCTATGAACAACCATTTCTATATTCTGACAAATGGCATTTACCTCAACTAGTATTTTTGAatgttgcatgtttttttttctgtacgacCAAGGTGGTGTCATCCTCTACAAACACTAACTTGAAATGTGGATCTCACTCAATAttagacacgaaactgctgcacTATTTACTTTTGGATTTCAATACACATTCTCAAGGTATGCTAAACTGAAATCTTACAATATGGAATaacctctcactcacctgtatctaaccagttccacCACATGATGGATTAATCTTCTTACTTCCCACCAGTAGAGAAGacaaggggaaagagaaaagagagaccaGTTAATCTcatttcataccatcatcttaggtaagatgCAAACTGCCACACCAGGGGCACTGGATAAGCTAACACAgattgttgagcagccaccaccgcacccaaggaaaaaagtgttcaaggacctgtgggcaatgtcccacagataacaaaaagtcttcgacaCCCAGATCTGAGGTGACAAGTCCTTTTAAGGTAGCTACACAGTGCTCTGACAGGACATAACAGCAATTCCTCCACATCGTTATTAACAAAATCTCCCAGGGAAGGTACTGAGGactcaaatctgtcatcatgagcTGGAGGATTTTGAGTCATAGCtacaaattctgggacaaatttgaAGGCTACAGACCCCCAACCCCTTGTGTAtttaacattaaaagagagaCTACTCTCTTTGAAGAAGCCAAGGCCAGTAAGAAGATGGCCTTGGCGGTCGAGTTCCTGTCTGATGATCGTTGTAAAGGTTCATATGGAGCATGAGTGAGGCTGCTTAGTACCAGTCAGATCCCATTTAGGTGGTTCAAGTTCTTCAAGAGAACAAGACTACTCAAAACTTTTGAGGGAGACAAGTCTACATCCTTCAAAATTAGGTCCATACCCAAAGCAGCTCTGTAGCCTCTGATGGCAGACACAGAAAAGCATTTTTCCctaaggaaaaaataaggaaatcagCTACTTGCTGAACAGAGGTTCTGACCAGAGAGAAACCCTGtccacaacaccaaccacagtgGATGGCCCATTTCCCTTGGTACACAGGTGAAGAAGACTTTCTGAGATAGCCTtacatctctgttgctgctcaGCGAGAAAAGTCTCTAGCtcacaggagatactggatagtctccaaccgtgaatgaaaacaaatggcTTAATAGCCCTTCTCCACGACAATACCAAcacaaaattactataaaagCAAAAGTTATGGCTAGCTAATAATACAGAAAGtaggaaaaagagaaaggtaTCACTTACTTGGAGAGCCATTTAACAGCAATTAACCATCttctataaaacatttttcatgccAGCAAGTAACTGCCTACATATCACACCAGCACGTAACTGCCTCCATATCAAATACTTATCACttttatttcaatactttttGTGTAATCAAGAAGAAAACCCATTTCCAGACTGAAAATTATAAGTAGCAAGGGatgaaataagaaattacaaaagagaaataagtaagaaaatttgaaaatctcCAGGAGTAAATAACACCTGAACTGACAAACAGACTTGGAATGATTTTACAGTATAGTCAAAATCTCTATTTTAGAGCCTGGGCAACCAGACGACAATGTGGGAACTTCTGCTTCTGAGTGTAAAGAGAAACTGAGCTGGTGCACATTTAAGGCAATTGTAAAGTGATGAGTGTGACAGAAGAATCATTCAGAAGCGGTCAATATACTCTACTAAAAATCTGAGTCTTATCTTTCTCAGCAAAATGTTAAGTTGAGGCTCATTACACTAACATTCCACTTACAGTATTCCACTTACATAATCTGGACTTTGCTCCGGCTGTGGTGGTTGGTGTtgctgttggtgttgttgttggtgttgctgttgctgctgttgctgtggATGTTGGTGCTGCTGATGTTGTtggtgctgttgctgctgctgaagCTGCTGATGCTGAAGAATATTGGGATGCATCTGCTGCTGATTATGTTGATGGGGATGTTGTTGGTGCGATAAGTCCATCCAAACTGGGGTGGTGTTTGTACCATCTGTCCTTGGTTCATACTGTGGCATCTGTCCACAATATGGTCCATAGAGTCCAGTGGGCCCACCAAAGTGACCCATTCCCCCCATCTGACCATAAGTagctaaaaaaattacaaagtagaTTGTCACCATTTTCACCAATGCAAACCTTAGAATAATCTACTTATTGGGcttaaaaataacttataataaaaacacaagGTGATGGAAGAAATACAGCACTTTATAATAAACAGCTAGAGGGATTAACACAGCAGAAGATCAGAGCAGCTGAATAGTGTCACTTGGCATGAAGTAGTGTTAATCAAATCAAACATCAGACAACTAGCATAAACTAATGCAAGCATATGTATGAGAAGGGAAAAAGAGGGCAAGacataatgaaaagaagaaaagaagtaagGGTTTTGAATGAGAATGGATGAGATGCAGAAGGGAAAAAATGCATGATAGCTGAATTCTTTATGGAGAAAAAATGGATGTTTTGGAAATCAATTGTACTTTTAACAACTTAATCAAACCAATCACAGGTGTAAAACATCATATGAGGAGGCTAGGCAGACAAAATATTATGATTGCATTCGGAACTGGACTTCCCAGGTAAAGGTTCAAATACTTTTTGAGAATGTTCCCTCTTCTCTGTTACATGCAGCCACAACTTTGACAGATATTTGCAAAAGCACAATAAAGTCAGAGTAAAGTCAcagcttattttatatttataaaataagctCTACATAAACATAAATTGTGGCAGTAAATATAGGGAAGTCTGGGGGCAAAGTGGCACTCATGTTGTATCAGAGTACCATTACTGTTCTTTTTAGAACACAAGCTTCTAAGTCGGCAGATCATTGTGGGCTGATGTGAGCATAACAGGACTAATGGGGCTGCTATCAAtatgttttttctgtttctctcacaCAGTCTTACAGTAAATTCATGAAAGTTTACTTAGGTTGCTATTCATGCTTCTTGTGACACTGAACTCCTGACAGCTCTCTTGTCAATCCTAACAGTCAGTCCTCTTCCACTTTCATCTTCTCAGTTGGGATAGATTTGCACCCTAGACCCTGAAACTCCTTTCTAGCATTAATGCTAAAGCAGCATTTAGTCTCCTGTCCTAACTGAGGCCATATAACTGTCCATCATGCACCAATCTAAATcataaaattcttgaaattatCATCTTCAAGTTATTGCTTTGAAAGATTTTAATTCTTTAGCCCATATAAAAGGCTCTTGTATATTGTCTACCACCGAGAAATACTTGTCTCTGTCATGGCTGTGCTCCCCCAGGAGCGATATTCAAGTCCAGCCTCTCTACTATGATGGTCATCAGATTGCTCTGCTCTGGATAACAACttcaaatacagtatgtatacaatatGAAGCATAACCAACCTCTGCAACCTCCATGAGTTTGTTCACATCTTACTGGCACCAAGTAAGTTATCTCTTGTCAAGAGGAAGAGCATACCACTTTGCAAATAAATCAcattattgtgtaaaaaaaaaattaaacatgcttcTATTTGGAAAACAACTAAAACATTTTCCTACAACTAGTATGGTTTTGAAAAGTTATGACGATACCAACAACAACCCctataattatatacatggtgaatacacaaaaataagaacattttaaTAAGTTCTTTGCATTCCTTTAAAATTCTGGAAAAAACATTATGAATGAGTAGCCTACTACCTAAACCACCACTGTgacaaatgcaagaaaaaaccTGCTTCACATAGAAGGTGAGTATGCTTTGCAGGCATAAATATAGATGCCAAGAGAATATCTCAATATCTGGtgagtactgtacattttttatgaGTCACAGAAGTGGGAAGAACTTAATTAAGTGACCAATTCGAAATTCTTTTACTAATATTCTTGTATGAACAGAT
This DNA window, taken from Macrobrachium rosenbergii isolate ZJJX-2024 chromosome 4, ASM4041242v1, whole genome shotgun sequence, encodes the following:
- the LOC136835966 gene encoding uncharacterized protein isoform X1, with the translated sequence MKDMAGIDKQHIKDLIAQGNRFEAMNIFLQCKFGKPENASVGGVKIKRESAESAVPRLEKKNKDEINKTYDNKDNSESDSDASEGGSESETSGASQVSSPAPRSEALVPEVELKEDENFDVDVETVDPLSEDFLPRPQVMNQSGPAHMMQPQHNMQATYGQMGGMGHFGGPTGLYGPYCGQMPQYEPRTDGTNTTPVWMDLSHQQHPHQHNQQQMHPNILQHQQLQQQQQHQQHQQHQHPQQQQQQQHQQQHQQQHQPPQPEQSPDYVPRIQREKEPIPTDLHKKTHQKFFRDQGRPYVSRATGKEVRGRAMGPPCNCKKKCWSKIEHGADEIFSSFWDMGNFDEQNVYLYGNISIKPVSRHYVKGSNRRTYTFTYWCKVRGKHVEVCKEMFMGVHGLQNSRGRIGNLMKQMKEGNLLPKPDQRGKHANRPNKYTEQSLRGARQHIEAFINRNMTLKKMYRDYYVPWCDENKIAPVSEDKYRRIYSEEYKVS